One stretch of Armatimonadota bacterium DNA includes these proteins:
- a CDS encoding DEAD/DEAH box helicase family protein, which translates to MSARTATPYRTEERFVELFQDVFGPAAAAKLVPQYGYEDIEGRSRFIDFALESLLDRYAIEIDGETYHHPAVLAHGDYADQLVRQNSLIHAGWRVLRWSDWQIGKDPERVREHLSVLLDAPVRLVIPQEHLPCKRGALVELFEHQREALASLDALRREGNEIALLSHAVGAGKTTTAVEDARRMGLRSLFLAHTIELVDQAIARFAELWPEATRARLGDGGDERAQVIVGTIQAMHGQLNRFDARHFGYIVIDEAHHATARTYQAVVRYFDPQFLLGLTGTEDRADGLSALEVFREAAHRMDLETAVRQGVLCDVRCFRVETNVDLRNLRFNGTVYRQADLEQRVTVPERNALIVDTYCRNVHGRSAVTFCVSLAHAEEMARRFREAGVPAAAVSGQLAKDDRRRVLDSYDRGKLQVLCACDVLNEGWDAPRTEVLLMGRPTLSKVLYQQQLGRGMRRHAGKDYLVVFDFVDVFSRHNRALSLHRLLRKARYRAGARVFQDEDGALPQELRLHLWATDYQLVDIFDWQERVEGMVTAPALSRMLRKSEGWVLDRWLRGELPADEVVELGRRSRVPYFAADRVAEIRAKYGLAEVTDETLYDDFVRFLAAMDMTHSYKPVWFLALLECVDDHGRARVSDVADRFHRFYLTRLACGLEAERGMSRLREPAGLTRSEVQQVINVGPFNRFSRMDFVGYARDRAFYEVNCTVWARLRDRDEREACEERCRAAIEQYFATLKRDAAGEDELSLEESVTDQ; encoded by the coding sequence TTGTCAGCTCGTACTGCCACTCCATATCGTACAGAAGAGCGCTTCGTCGAGCTGTTCCAGGACGTGTTCGGTCCTGCGGCGGCCGCCAAGCTCGTGCCGCAGTACGGATATGAGGACATCGAGGGGCGCAGCCGGTTCATCGACTTCGCCCTTGAATCGCTCCTCGACCGCTATGCAATTGAGATAGATGGCGAGACATACCACCACCCTGCTGTCCTGGCGCACGGCGACTACGCCGACCAGCTTGTGCGGCAGAATAGCCTGATCCACGCAGGCTGGCGCGTGCTGCGCTGGTCCGACTGGCAGATCGGCAAAGATCCCGAGCGCGTTCGCGAGCACCTTTCCGTTCTGCTTGACGCCCCCGTGCGGCTAGTCATCCCGCAGGAGCATTTGCCCTGCAAACGCGGCGCCCTGGTCGAGCTGTTTGAGCACCAGAGGGAGGCGCTGGCCAGCCTCGATGCGCTCCGCCGCGAGGGGAACGAGATCGCCCTCCTCTCACACGCTGTGGGCGCCGGAAAGACGACGACGGCAGTGGAAGATGCCCGTCGGATGGGATTGCGCAGCCTCTTCCTGGCGCACACAATCGAGCTAGTGGACCAGGCGATCGCTCGATTCGCAGAGCTGTGGCCGGAGGCGACGCGGGCACGGCTGGGCGACGGAGGCGACGAGCGGGCACAGGTGATCGTCGGCACCATCCAGGCGATGCACGGCCAGCTCAACCGCTTCGACGCCCGGCACTTCGGCTACATCGTGATCGATGAGGCCCACCATGCCACGGCCAGAACCTACCAAGCCGTCGTGCGGTATTTCGATCCGCAGTTCCTGCTGGGCCTGACGGGCACGGAAGACCGCGCCGATGGGTTGAGTGCGCTGGAGGTCTTCCGCGAGGCCGCACACCGGATGGACCTGGAGACCGCTGTGCGACAGGGAGTGCTGTGCGACGTTCGCTGCTTCCGCGTCGAGACGAACGTGGATCTTCGGAACTTGCGCTTCAACGGCACGGTCTACCGGCAGGCGGACCTGGAGCAGCGGGTGACCGTGCCGGAGCGCAACGCCCTGATTGTGGACACATACTGCCGGAACGTGCATGGCCGCAGTGCAGTCACCTTTTGCGTCAGCTTGGCGCACGCCGAGGAGATGGCACGGCGGTTCCGCGAGGCAGGCGTGCCCGCCGCCGCTGTCAGTGGGCAGCTCGCAAAGGACGACCGACGGAGAGTCCTCGATTCGTACGACCGCGGGAAGCTGCAAGTGCTTTGTGCCTGCGACGTGTTGAACGAGGGCTGGGATGCGCCGCGAACGGAAGTGCTGCTGATGGGCAGGCCCACGCTCTCGAAGGTGCTCTACCAGCAGCAGCTCGGCCGTGGCATGCGCCGTCACGCCGGCAAGGACTACCTCGTTGTCTTCGACTTTGTGGATGTCTTTTCACGACACAACCGCGCTCTCAGCCTGCACCGGCTCCTTCGGAAAGCGCGCTACCGGGCCGGCGCACGCGTGTTCCAGGATGAGGACGGCGCACTGCCGCAGGAGTTACGGCTCCACCTGTGGGCCACCGACTACCAGCTCGTGGACATCTTCGACTGGCAGGAGCGCGTGGAGGGAATGGTCACCGCACCCGCGCTCTCGCGGATGCTGCGCAAGTCAGAGGGCTGGGTGCTGGACCGATGGCTGCGCGGCGAGCTGCCGGCCGACGAGGTTGTGGAGCTTGGCCGCCGCAGCCGGGTGCCCTACTTCGCTGCGGACCGCGTGGCTGAGATACGGGCGAAGTACGGGCTGGCGGAGGTCACGGACGAAACCCTTTATGACGACTTCGTGCGATTCCTGGCCGCGATGGATATGACGCACTCCTACAAGCCCGTGTGGTTCCTGGCGCTGCTGGAGTGCGTGGATGACCACGGCCGCGCCCGCGTGAGCGACGTGGCCGACCGGTTCCACCGTTTCTACCTGACCAGGCTCGCCTGCGGTCTGGAGGCCGAGCGAGGAATGTCGCGGCTGCGTGAACCTGCGGGCCTAACAAGATCGGAGGTGCAGCAGGTCATCAACGTCGGCCCTTTCAACCGGTTTTCCCGCATGGACTTCGTCGGCTACGCCCGTGACCGCGCGTTCTATGAGGTCAATTGTACAGTCTGGGCACGGCTGCGCGACCGGGATGAGCGGGAGGCGTGCGAGGAGCGCTGCCGCGCAGCCATCGAGCAATACTTCGCGACATTGAAGCGTGATGCAGCTGGCGAAGACGAGTTGAGCCTCGAAGAATCGGTCACAGACCAATAG
- a CDS encoding DUF4160 domain-containing protein codes for MVEDTELFKEWSVPVDDDLTAELSRDFEIGPLLENGKRRIEERLVDRIDGLKIEIFSREHPPPHFRVSYQGESNNFDICTGEPLHGTTLSKWFHNIRRWHGRNRERLVVVWNDRRPSDCPVGTVDC; via the coding sequence ATGGTAGAAGATACAGAGCTCTTCAAGGAGTGGTCAGTTCCAGTAGATGATGATCTGACTGCGGAATTGTCCCGTGATTTCGAAATCGGCCCGCTACTAGAAAACGGCAAACGGCGCATTGAGGAACGACTTGTGGATAGAATCGACGGGTTGAAGATAGAGATCTTCTCGCGCGAGCACCCACCGCCGCACTTCCGTGTGTCGTACCAGGGCGAGTCGAACAACTTCGACATCTGCACAGGCGAGCCTCTACATGGGACGACCTTGTCGAAGTGGTTTCACAACATCAGGAGATGGCACGGAAGAAACAGAGAGCGGCTCGTTGTCGTCTGGAACGATCGCCGTCCGTCGGATTGCCCAGTCGGTACCGTAGACTGCTAG
- a CDS encoding PD-(D/E)XK nuclease family protein, whose protein sequence is MLAGEPSLFDPMEFVSGEPRTADDLGTVEWSYSRRSLLEKCPRQYYYAYYGANKRRAQNDPDKLLLHRLKGMSNRHMRVGDILHMVIANYFRARQRGDDWTLDRLTGWANDILVADITYSESDPRGENPHEGQFPPKLLHEFYYGWADVLDLYAEARERLSSALAMFYTAEAFGPLRMMGCLPDAEIERTVSIAGLPCRAEGKVDLYRVADGGIKIVDWKSGVPGSGGDDSLQLSAYGLWAHVEQGIPPQLVSVSMAFLGNGAVVSYGVSDSEMAATRARICQDAERMALAHEYVALSGSAAFTAHPQPRVCQMCPFLCACSDGKECVDA, encoded by the coding sequence ATGTTAGCCGGTGAACCATCGCTCTTTGATCCGATGGAATTCGTATCGGGTGAACCCCGTACAGCGGATGACCTCGGCACCGTCGAGTGGTCGTACAGTCGGCGCTCGTTGCTTGAAAAGTGCCCGCGACAATACTACTACGCTTACTACGGAGCGAACAAGAGAAGGGCACAGAACGATCCCGACAAGTTACTGCTCCACCGGCTGAAAGGCATGTCCAACCGACATATGCGAGTGGGCGACATTCTGCACATGGTGATCGCCAATTACTTTCGCGCAAGGCAACGAGGCGACGACTGGACGTTGGATCGGCTTACTGGATGGGCCAACGATATTCTTGTAGCCGACATAACCTATTCAGAATCAGACCCGCGCGGCGAGAACCCGCACGAGGGACAATTCCCACCAAAGCTGCTACACGAGTTCTATTACGGGTGGGCCGACGTGCTGGACCTGTACGCAGAAGCACGCGAGCGGCTTTCATCGGCGCTGGCGATGTTCTACACGGCTGAGGCGTTCGGGCCCCTCCGCATGATGGGGTGTCTCCCTGACGCTGAGATTGAGAGGACGGTTAGCATAGCGGGCCTTCCGTGCAGGGCCGAAGGCAAAGTCGATCTCTATCGAGTTGCCGATGGCGGCATCAAGATCGTGGACTGGAAGAGCGGCGTGCCTGGCTCGGGTGGCGACGACAGCCTTCAGCTCTCTGCATATGGCTTGTGGGCGCACGTTGAACAAGGTATCCCTCCACAACTGGTTTCCGTGAGCATGGCCTTCCTCGGCAACGGCGCGGTCGTGTCGTATGGTGTCTCTGACAGCGAGATGGCGGCTACCCGAGCGCGCATCTGCCAGGACGCGGAGAGGATGGCGCTGGCTCACGAATATGTCGCGCTCAGCGGATCTGCGGCGTTCACCGCCCATCCGCAGCCGAGAGTCTGCCAGATGTGCCCGTTCCTGTGCGCCTGTTCGGATGGTAAGGAGTGCGTCGATGCGTGA
- a CDS encoding helix-turn-helix transcriptional regulator yields MTFGEALRDARRDSGLSQRELADRAGVDFSYISKIENGRIPPPAADTVVKLCEIIGVQPENLLSQIGKMPSDVQKTVSSSAAAQEFLREAQRIGLTDDEWRALSQELRGLRRDQ; encoded by the coding sequence ATGACTTTCGGCGAGGCGCTGCGAGACGCGCGACGGGATTCGGGGCTGAGTCAGAGGGAACTGGCGGACCGGGCGGGCGTGGACTTCTCCTACATTAGCAAGATTGAGAACGGGCGCATCCCGCCTCCGGCCGCAGACACTGTGGTGAAGCTCTGTGAGATCATCGGCGTACAGCCCGAGAATCTGCTGTCGCAAATCGGCAAGATGCCGTCCGACGTGCAGAAGACCGTCAGCTCAAGCGCCGCCGCCCAGGAGTTCCTACGCGAAGCGCAGCGGATCGGCCTGACAGATGACGAGTGGCGAGCGCTGAGTCAGGAGCTAAGGGGGCTGCGGAGGGATCAGTAA